One segment of Roseovarius sp. EL26 DNA contains the following:
- the htpG gene encoding molecular chaperone HtpG has product MTETLKKETFSFQTEVGQLLEIVAGSLYSNREVFLRELVSNASDACDKLRYAALTDASLAPAEDFVISLEIDAKKKTLSISDNGIGMNHADLLATLGTIAKSGTSAFIEALKADDDKPGLIGQFGVGFYSAFMVAGNVDVLTRKAGETEGWLWSSDGKGEFSIQSAERARAGTTVTLHLKKDAKEFAEEARIRHIIKTYSEHISFPVKLGEEPLNAAEALWTRPAKDITEEQYAEFYRQTSHAFDAPWHVLHNKVEGTLNHTSLLFVPSTQPLDLFEPERKSHIKLHVNRVFITETTTDLIPAYLRFLRGVVDSQDLSLNVSREMLQSDPKLAKIKTQISKKVLSELKKNANKAPEDYAQFWGNFGAVLKEGLVEDAALRDRILEICRFASTVEGALTSLADYVTRMKEGQEAIFYIVGDDAAKLAQSPHLEGFKAKGVEVLLLSDHVDEFWLQHITEFDGRPFKSITRGAADLDNVTADDKEEDQADEADLSALIAGIKAELGEAVKDVRPSKRLTDSPVCLIADDGDMDVSLERLLKRHGQLQHGAPRVLELNPGHALVTKLAERAQGEGASEDGLLKDAAHLLLDQARIVEGETPSDPPEFARRLGMVMARAFAI; this is encoded by the coding sequence ATGACAGAGACCCTTAAGAAAGAAACCTTTTCCTTCCAGACGGAAGTGGGTCAGCTTTTGGAGATCGTCGCTGGCTCGCTTTATTCCAACCGCGAGGTGTTTCTGCGTGAACTGGTCTCTAACGCGTCGGATGCCTGCGACAAACTCCGCTATGCCGCGCTGACAGATGCATCGCTTGCGCCTGCCGAAGATTTTGTGATCTCGCTAGAGATAGACGCTAAGAAAAAGACGCTGTCGATCTCGGATAACGGTATCGGCATGAACCACGCCGATCTGCTGGCGACATTGGGCACCATCGCCAAGTCTGGCACCAGTGCTTTCATCGAGGCGCTCAAAGCTGACGACGACAAGCCCGGTTTGATCGGTCAGTTTGGCGTTGGCTTTTACTCGGCATTCATGGTTGCCGGCAATGTGGACGTCCTGACGCGCAAGGCGGGCGAGACTGAAGGCTGGCTTTGGTCATCTGATGGCAAGGGGGAGTTTTCAATCCAATCTGCCGAGCGTGCGAGGGCGGGTACCACTGTCACGTTGCACCTTAAGAAAGACGCCAAGGAATTCGCCGAAGAGGCACGCATCCGCCATATCATCAAGACTTACTCGGAACATATCAGCTTTCCTGTCAAACTGGGGGAAGAACCGCTGAACGCGGCAGAGGCACTCTGGACGCGGCCAGCCAAGGACATCACAGAGGAGCAATATGCCGAGTTTTATCGCCAGACGTCCCACGCGTTTGATGCGCCGTGGCATGTGTTGCACAATAAGGTCGAAGGCACACTGAACCATACCAGCCTCTTGTTTGTGCCCAGCACCCAGCCACTTGATCTGTTTGAACCTGAGCGCAAAAGCCACATTAAGCTTCACGTCAATCGGGTGTTTATCACAGAGACGACGACGGATCTAATCCCCGCTTACCTGCGCTTTTTACGCGGGGTGGTGGACAGTCAGGACCTGTCATTGAATGTCTCACGGGAAATGCTGCAGAGCGATCCGAAGCTTGCCAAGATCAAGACGCAGATCAGCAAGAAGGTGCTGAGCGAGTTGAAGAAAAATGCCAACAAGGCGCCGGAGGACTATGCTCAGTTCTGGGGTAATTTTGGTGCTGTGCTGAAAGAGGGTCTCGTCGAAGACGCCGCCCTGCGCGACCGTATCCTAGAGATTTGCCGCTTTGCATCCACAGTTGAAGGGGCGCTGACCAGTCTGGCCGACTACGTGACGCGCATGAAAGAAGGGCAAGAGGCGATCTTTTACATTGTAGGTGATGATGCTGCCAAACTGGCCCAGTCACCGCATCTGGAAGGGTTCAAAGCCAAAGGGGTTGAAGTGCTGCTGCTGTCTGACCACGTGGACGAATTCTGGTTGCAGCATATCACCGAGTTTGACGGTAGACCTTTCAAATCCATCACGCGCGGAGCGGCGGATCTGGATAATGTCACTGCAGATGACAAGGAAGAGGATCAAGCTGACGAAGCAGACCTGTCAGCGTTGATTGCTGGCATCAAGGCTGAACTAGGCGAGGCCGTCAAAGATGTTCGCCCGTCCAAGCGCTTGACCGACAGTCCCGTTTGCCTGATTGCTGATGACGGCGATATGGACGTTAGCCTTGAACGCCTACTCAAACGCCACGGTCAATTGCAGCACGGCGCGCCACGGGTGCTGGAATTGAACCCTGGCCATGCGTTAGTCACTAAGCTGGCAGAGCGCGCGCAGGGTGAGGGAGCGAGTGAAGATGGTTTGCTCAAAGATGCAGCGCATCTGCTGCTTGATCAGGCGCGGATTGTTGAAGGCGAAACGCCATCTGATCCGCCAGAATTTGCTCGACGCCTAGGAATGGTTATGGCGCGGGCTTTCGCCATATAG
- a CDS encoding Hint domain-containing protein, which produces MVSATLFRYAAAQTGCREQLAFAHILRIGTALSPEIEMAIGESGSFVTDGSFDNPPTFTITLTEPLTDPVFAFSATGNGGDGFNLRLTNQTLDSDGNTTSFTVTLEEWEYLDGAHPAIETINWLAIEEGVHTLPDGRIIEAGTSTIGSTGQNTGGAETFSAGFTDPPVVLTSVMSNNDGTTVDSDPSNVTSTGFDLTLQEEEDEDGVHGAETIGWIAIQAGGDTTSGTASVSGDTVTHNTSTLGLGDTFTNGVVLAETQTVDGGDTAVVSIANQTGTTVSVYIDEEQSANSETNHTTEVVGIVAFEEGLIPCFTRGVQITVPDGTRLIEQLSVGDAVLTRGNGPQTIRWIGSRAYSLDALARNPKLRPIRIVAGALGNGLPERDLLVSRQHRMVVSSKIAERMFATHEVLIPAIRLTALPDIFVDEGVEAVEYFHLLFDRHEVIYAEGAPSESLFTGPEALKALNPKARAEIEAIFPEICEPDFVPSPARLIPENGKQIRKLVARHQRNCKPLFTKT; this is translated from the coding sequence GTGGTTTCGGCGACCCTGTTTCGATATGCAGCAGCGCAGACAGGATGCCGCGAGCAGTTGGCGTTTGCCCATATATTGAGGATCGGGACGGCTTTAAGCCCCGAAATTGAAATGGCGATTGGTGAATCAGGCAGTTTTGTAACGGACGGGTCGTTTGACAATCCGCCGACCTTTACCATCACCCTGACGGAACCTTTGACCGATCCGGTCTTTGCTTTCTCTGCGACAGGAAACGGCGGCGACGGTTTCAACCTGCGGCTTACCAATCAGACACTCGATTCTGACGGTAACACGACGTCCTTCACCGTTACCCTTGAAGAATGGGAATATCTGGATGGCGCGCATCCGGCTATCGAAACTATAAACTGGCTTGCAATCGAAGAGGGCGTGCACACGCTTCCCGACGGGCGCATCATCGAAGCTGGGACGAGTACAATCGGAAGTACCGGTCAGAATACCGGTGGCGCCGAGACGTTCAGTGCGGGCTTTACTGATCCGCCAGTGGTTCTGACATCTGTGATGTCGAACAATGACGGCACCACCGTCGACAGTGACCCGTCGAATGTAACATCCACTGGATTTGATCTGACCCTTCAGGAAGAAGAAGACGAGGACGGTGTCCATGGCGCGGAAACCATCGGCTGGATCGCGATTCAGGCGGGCGGTGATACGACAAGTGGTACCGCCAGCGTTTCTGGCGACACGGTGACCCACAATACAAGCACCCTTGGGCTGGGTGACACGTTCACCAATGGCGTTGTGCTGGCCGAAACCCAAACAGTTGACGGCGGCGATACAGCGGTTGTTTCGATTGCCAACCAGACCGGCACCACGGTCAGCGTCTATATTGATGAAGAACAATCAGCTAATTCCGAGACAAATCATACCACCGAAGTGGTTGGGATTGTCGCCTTTGAAGAGGGTCTTATCCCCTGCTTCACCCGCGGGGTACAAATCACTGTGCCCGATGGCACGCGGCTGATTGAACAGCTTTCCGTGGGCGACGCTGTCCTAACACGCGGCAATGGCCCTCAGACGATCCGTTGGATTGGGTCGCGCGCGTATAGTCTTGACGCATTGGCGCGAAACCCGAAGCTCCGCCCGATACGGATTGTGGCCGGCGCTTTGGGCAATGGCTTGCCGGAACGGGATCTTCTGGTCTCGCGCCAACACCGGATGGTGGTTAGTTCCAAAATTGCCGAACGTATGTTCGCCACCCACGAAGTCCTGATCCCTGCAATCAGACTCACTGCTTTGCCAGATATCTTTGTCGATGAAGGCGTCGAAGCCGTGGAGTACTTCCACCTGCTGTTTGACCGGCACGAAGTTATCTATGCCGAAGGTGCGCCCTCGGAGAGCCTGTTCACAGGACCTGAAGCGTTGAAAGCGCTTAACCCTAAAGCTCGCGCGGAAATTGAGGCGATTTTTCCGGAAATTTGTGAGCCGGATTTCGTTCCATCCCCAGCTCGCCTCATTCCCGAAAACGGAAAACAAATCAGAAAGCTCGTGGCACGCCACCAAAGAAACTGTAAACCGTTGTTTACCAAAACCTGA